A single window of Flagellimonas maritima DNA harbors:
- the queG gene encoding tRNA epoxyqueuosine(34) reductase QueG, whose product MNIQSNTALIKNEARRLGFLSCGISKAEFLEEEAPRLEKWLNQNMHGEMHYMENHFDKRLDPTKLVEGSKSVISLLLNYYPSETQNNESYKISKYAYGTDYHFVIKDKLKSLLNFIQEEIGEVHGRAFVDSAPVLDKAWAAKSGLGWMGKHSNLLTQQIGSFYFIAELIVDLQLEYDTPVSDHCGTCTACIDACPTEAIVEPYVVDGSKCISYFTIELKNEIPNEFKGKFDDWMFGCDICQDVCPWNRFSKTHNEPLFDPNPELLSMTKKDWEEITEDVFKRIFKKSPVKRTKYTGLKRNIKFLKS is encoded by the coding sequence ATGAATATACAATCAAATACAGCACTAATTAAAAATGAAGCAAGACGCCTTGGTTTTTTGTCCTGTGGAATCTCCAAAGCTGAATTTCTAGAAGAAGAAGCTCCAAGATTGGAAAAATGGCTCAACCAAAATATGCATGGAGAAATGCATTATATGGAAAACCATTTTGATAAACGTTTGGACCCTACCAAATTGGTGGAAGGCTCCAAATCCGTAATCTCTTTGCTGCTAAATTATTATCCATCAGAAACTCAAAATAACGAGAGCTATAAAATTTCTAAATATGCCTACGGAACAGATTATCACTTTGTGATAAAAGATAAACTGAAATCGTTATTGAATTTTATACAAGAGGAAATTGGAGAGGTTCACGGCAGGGCGTTTGTTGATTCTGCGCCGGTACTCGATAAAGCCTGGGCTGCCAAAAGTGGTTTGGGATGGATGGGCAAGCACAGCAATTTATTGACCCAACAAATAGGTTCGTTCTATTTTATTGCCGAGTTGATTGTTGATTTGCAATTGGAATATGACACACCCGTCTCGGATCACTGTGGAACATGTACAGCTTGTATTGATGCCTGTCCTACAGAGGCCATCGTTGAGCCCTATGTGGTGGACGGTAGCAAATGCATCTCTTATTTTACCATTGAGCTGAAAAATGAAATTCCAAATGAATTTAAAGGAAAGTTTGATGATTGGATGTTTGGCTGTGATATTTGCCAAGATGTCTGTCCTTGGAACCGTTTCTCAAAAACCCACAACGAACCGCTCTTTGATCCCAACCCGGAACTACTGTCCATGACCAAAAAAGATTGGGAGGAAATCACCGAAGATGTTTTCAAAAGGATATTCAAAAAGTCTCCAGTAAAACGAACAAAATACACTGGTTTAAAGCGAAATATAAAATTTTTAAAATCTTGA
- a CDS encoding sodium:solute symporter — translation MSGLQTLDIVVILVYLVGIIIYGISKSKRSSSEDYFLGGRTMTWPIVGIALFSANISSSTLVGLASDGFQTNVNVYNYEWYAVVILIFFSIFFLPFYLKSGVYTMPEFMQRRYDKRSRYYFSLITIVGNVLVDTAAGLYVGSIVLKLLFPDVDSTYIIIGLAVAAAAYTIPGGLNSVIQTEVIQAVLLIIGSCLLTYFAFEELGGGWSAMMSKLDGALASGDVNFGDRAAEGKFIPANADEVFSLVRPDNDEFMPWWGLLTGVPLLGFYFWANNQFMVQRVLGAKDLNHGRWGALFAGLLKLPVIFIMVVPGVLALLLFNTLDISNLNYPLASGGMCENLSDCPNLTYPVLLFQLLPTGILGLVVAGLLAAMMSSVSATFNSASTLITMDFVKQLRPEMTSKQLVRVGQIATLILVALASMWVPFIERVSDSLWGYLQLVIAFTSPPVVSAFILGLFWKRANATGAFVSLLVGGAFAVFMILSASYDISPYLNEFHFLAKANLLFVISIVTHVVVSLTTELPDAQKVADYTYRKELFTEETEELKALPWYKNYRYLAIILLIVTTIIVSYFW, via the coding sequence ATGAGTGGATTACAGACTTTGGATATTGTTGTGATTCTGGTATACCTCGTAGGGATTATTATCTATGGAATATCAAAATCGAAAAGAAGTAGCTCAGAAGACTATTTTTTAGGAGGTAGAACCATGACATGGCCCATTGTCGGAATTGCACTTTTTTCCGCAAATATTTCCAGTTCAACGTTGGTCGGCCTAGCTTCAGATGGTTTTCAGACAAATGTCAACGTTTATAACTACGAATGGTACGCGGTTGTAATTCTTATTTTCTTCTCTATATTTTTCCTGCCCTTTTATTTAAAGTCTGGAGTTTATACCATGCCAGAATTTATGCAAAGGCGTTATGATAAAAGATCTAGATACTACTTCTCACTTATCACCATAGTTGGTAATGTATTGGTAGATACTGCCGCGGGGCTTTATGTGGGTAGCATTGTTTTAAAACTGTTGTTCCCAGATGTTGATTCTACATATATAATCATTGGTTTGGCGGTAGCAGCAGCTGCCTATACCATTCCTGGCGGATTGAACTCTGTGATCCAGACAGAAGTTATACAGGCAGTATTGTTGATTATCGGTTCATGTTTATTAACCTATTTTGCTTTTGAGGAGCTAGGTGGCGGATGGAGCGCTATGATGTCCAAACTTGATGGTGCTTTGGCTTCCGGTGATGTAAATTTTGGGGATAGAGCTGCCGAGGGCAAATTTATTCCTGCAAATGCAGATGAAGTTTTTAGTTTGGTTAGGCCGGATAACGATGAATTTATGCCTTGGTGGGGACTTTTAACGGGAGTTCCTCTTTTGGGCTTTTATTTCTGGGCCAATAATCAGTTTATGGTGCAACGTGTGCTGGGAGCAAAAGATTTGAACCACGGGAGATGGGGTGCGCTGTTTGCTGGTTTATTGAAACTTCCTGTAATATTCATCATGGTAGTGCCAGGGGTATTGGCACTTTTACTTTTCAATACTTTGGATATTTCAAATCTAAATTACCCACTTGCGAGCGGGGGTATGTGCGAGAATCTTTCAGATTGTCCCAACTTGACCTATCCCGTTTTGTTATTCCAGCTTTTACCGACGGGAATCCTAGGCTTGGTAGTGGCTGGATTGTTGGCAGCAATGATGTCTTCAGTATCCGCTACGTTCAATTCTGCCTCAACATTGATAACCATGGACTTTGTAAAACAACTAAGACCAGAAATGACGAGCAAACAATTGGTGCGGGTAGGCCAGATTGCCACTTTAATTTTGGTTGCCCTAGCATCAATGTGGGTACCATTTATTGAAAGAGTTAGTGATTCACTATGGGGATACCTGCAATTGGTAATAGCATTCACCAGTCCACCAGTGGTATCGGCATTCATACTTGGTCTTTTTTGGAAAAGAGCCAATGCAACAGGTGCCTTTGTTAGTTTATTGGTTGGTGGAGCATTTGCAGTTTTCATGATTCTATCCGCAAGCTATGATATCTCTCCCTATTTGAATGAATTTCATTTTCTTGCAAAGGCAAATCTTTTATTTGTGATAAGTATAGTGACCCATGTTGTGGTCAGTTTGACAACGGAATTGCCAGATGCTCAAAAAGTAGCGGACTATACCTATAGAAAAGAATTGTTTACCGAAGAAACAGAAGAGCTAAAAGCCTTGCCTTGGTATAAAAACTACAGGTATTTGGCGATAATATTGTTAATTGTAACAACAATTATAGTTAGCTATTTTTGGTAG
- a CDS encoding NADP-dependent malic enzyme — translation MSKEKQRREALLYHAKPQPGKIKIVPTKPYATQRDLALAYSPGVAVPCLEIEKNKDDVYKYTAKGNLVAVISNGTAVLGLGNIGPEASKPVMEGKSLLFKIFADIDGMDIELDTTDVDKFIETVKTIAPTFGGINLEDIKAPEAFEIEKRLKEELDIPVMHDDQHGTAIISAAALLNALELTHKKMEEVKIVVSGAGAAAVSCTRLYKAFGARAENIVMLDSKGVIRSDRENLSKEKTEFASDRKIDTLEEAMQDSDVFIGLSIANILTPAMLKSMAKDPIVFAMANPDPEIEYNLACKTRDDIIMATGRSDHPNQVNNVLGFPFIFRGALDVRATKINEEMKMAAVRALADLTREPVPEQVNIAYDTTRLTFSREYIIPKPFDPRLITKIPPAVAKAAIESGVAKFPIQDWKKYEEELYLRSGNDNKVVRLLHNRARVNPKRIVFAEAELLDVMKAAQIVHDEGIALPILLGHRETIEQLKKELEFDAKVPIIDPRSDEFKDMRSRYAMKLWEFRKRKGETKYSANVNMGKRNYFGAMMLLEGDADGMISGYSRAYPLVLRPVFEVLGRAKGVKNASTVNIMITDRGPLFLADTSINIDPSAEALAEIAQMTANVANTFGFNPVMAMLSYANYGSSNHPNSKKVREAVKILHERNPELVVDGEIQTDFALSQELNHNNFPFSKLAGKKVNTLIFPNLDSANITYKLLKGLNNAESIGPIMVGLRRSAHILQLGASVDEMVNMAAVAVIDAQEREKRRKAKKGE, via the coding sequence ATGAGCAAAGAAAAACAAAGGCGTGAAGCATTACTTTACCATGCAAAGCCACAGCCCGGTAAAATTAAGATTGTTCCAACAAAGCCTTATGCTACCCAGAGGGATTTGGCACTTGCCTATTCTCCCGGGGTTGCCGTGCCTTGTCTTGAAATCGAGAAAAATAAAGATGATGTCTATAAGTACACGGCAAAAGGAAATTTAGTAGCGGTAATTTCCAATGGTACGGCAGTTTTGGGATTGGGAAATATTGGTCCCGAAGCATCAAAGCCCGTAATGGAAGGAAAAAGTCTCTTGTTCAAGATCTTTGCAGATATCGATGGAATGGATATTGAGTTGGACACTACAGATGTGGATAAATTTATTGAAACCGTAAAAACCATAGCTCCAACTTTTGGTGGTATAAATCTAGAGGATATTAAAGCGCCAGAGGCATTTGAGATTGAAAAACGCCTAAAGGAAGAATTGGACATACCCGTAATGCACGATGACCAACACGGTACGGCAATAATCTCTGCTGCTGCTTTATTAAATGCACTTGAACTTACCCATAAGAAAATGGAAGAGGTGAAAATAGTGGTCAGCGGAGCAGGTGCCGCAGCAGTTTCCTGTACTAGATTGTATAAAGCATTCGGTGCAAGAGCTGAAAACATAGTGATGTTGGACAGTAAAGGTGTCATCCGTAGCGATAGGGAAAATCTTTCCAAGGAAAAGACGGAGTTCGCTTCAGATAGAAAAATAGATACTTTGGAGGAGGCCATGCAAGATTCCGATGTTTTTATTGGATTGTCCATTGCCAATATTCTTACACCTGCAATGCTAAAATCAATGGCTAAAGACCCTATTGTATTTGCAATGGCAAATCCGGACCCGGAAATCGAATATAATTTGGCTTGCAAAACACGGGATGACATTATTATGGCAACCGGTCGTTCTGATCACCCCAATCAAGTGAACAACGTTTTAGGGTTCCCGTTTATTTTTAGGGGAGCGTTGGATGTAAGGGCCACCAAAATAAATGAGGAGATGAAGATGGCTGCTGTAAGAGCACTTGCAGACTTAACTAGAGAGCCCGTTCCAGAGCAGGTCAATATTGCTTATGATACTACCCGGCTGACCTTTAGTAGGGAATACATCATACCAAAACCTTTTGATCCTAGATTGATAACGAAAATTCCACCTGCTGTTGCAAAAGCTGCTATAGAAAGCGGAGTTGCCAAATTTCCCATACAGGATTGGAAAAAATATGAGGAAGAACTGTACTTAAGGTCTGGAAACGACAATAAAGTTGTGCGATTATTGCACAATAGAGCACGTGTCAACCCAAAACGAATCGTTTTTGCGGAAGCCGAACTTCTTGACGTTATGAAAGCTGCACAAATTGTTCACGATGAAGGTATTGCTCTGCCAATTCTTTTAGGGCATAGGGAAACCATAGAACAACTTAAAAAAGAGCTGGAGTTTGATGCGAAAGTGCCGATTATAGATCCACGGTCAGATGAGTTCAAGGATATGCGTTCACGTTATGCAATGAAACTTTGGGAGTTCCGAAAAAGAAAGGGAGAGACAAAGTATAGTGCAAATGTTAATATGGGCAAACGTAACTATTTTGGAGCCATGATGCTGTTGGAAGGAGATGCGGATGGGATGATTTCAGGATATTCAAGGGCATATCCGTTGGTGCTAAGACCCGTATTTGAAGTGTTGGGGAGAGCAAAAGGTGTAAAGAACGCTTCAACAGTGAACATAATGATTACTGATAGGGGCCCTTTGTTTTTGGCAGACACCTCTATCAATATTGATCCAAGTGCCGAAGCTTTGGCAGAAATAGCACAAATGACCGCGAACGTTGCCAATACATTTGGTTTCAATCCTGTTATGGCCATGCTATCTTATGCAAACTATGGCTCTTCAAACCACCCCAATTCAAAAAAAGTAAGGGAAGCGGTTAAAATATTACATGAAAGAAATCCTGAGTTGGTAGTGGACGGGGAAATTCAAACCGACTTTGCCCTAAGTCAGGAATTGAACCACAATAATTTTCCGTTTTCAAAATTGGCGGGGAAAAAGGTGAATACATTGATATTCCCAAATCTTGATTCCGCGAATATTACCTATAAATTGTTGAAAGGATTGAATAATGCAGAATCTATCGGTCCAATAATGGTAGGTCTTCGCAGATCGGCACATATTTTACAATTGGGTGCCAGTGTGGATGAAATGGTTAATATGGCCGCCGTCGCCGTTATCGATGCCCAAGAGCGCGAGAAGCGAAGAAAAGCAAAAAAAGGAGAATAG
- the ruvA gene encoding Holliday junction branch migration protein RuvA, whose protein sequence is MITHLNGKLVEKNPTYIIVECSGIGYFLNISLHTFSQLKDEENIHIFTHLQVKEDSHTLFGFAEKSEREIFRLLISVSGIGSSTARTMLSSLSPAQVRDAIANGDVPSIQAIKGIGAKTAQRVILDLKDKILKVYDIDEVSYKSNNTSKEEALSALEVLGFVRRQSEKVVDKVLSGDPTLSVENIIKLALKNL, encoded by the coding sequence ATGATTACTCATTTAAACGGTAAATTAGTTGAAAAAAACCCTACGTATATCATAGTTGAATGTAGTGGGATAGGATACTTTTTAAATATTTCACTGCATACCTTTTCGCAATTAAAGGATGAAGAAAATATTCACATTTTTACACATCTGCAAGTAAAAGAAGATTCACATACTCTTTTTGGTTTCGCAGAGAAATCGGAACGTGAAATTTTTAGATTATTGATCTCGGTTTCAGGTATTGGTTCAAGTACTGCGAGAACCATGTTGTCGTCGTTGTCACCAGCTCAAGTAAGAGATGCCATTGCCAATGGAGATGTCCCTTCCATACAGGCAATAAAAGGTATTGGGGCAAAGACGGCACAGCGCGTTATTTTGGACCTCAAGGACAAGATTTTAAAAGTTTATGATATAGACGAAGTTTCATACAAATCAAACAATACTAGTAAGGAAGAAGCGTTATCTGCTTTAGAGGTTCTCGGTTTTGTCCGCAGACAATCTGAAAAGGTTGTGGACAAGGTACTATCCGGTGATCCTACACTAAGCGTTGAGAACATTATAAAATTAGCGCTGAAAAATTTATAA